The genomic window CATTCTCACCCTGCAGCACGAGCGGCTGATCCGCCTCGAGTTTCAAGGCGTAGCTGAAATTGTCTCCCGAAGCTGAGAGCTCCAGCGGAGCGACGTTTTGGGCAGACCAACCATCATCGCCGCCCATCCTCCACGAGTCGATCCACGCTTGGAATAGATTGGCTTGCGCCCCAGCCTGACCTACGCCGCCGCGTGCAAACCGTTCGGCATAGCGGTGCGTATGTGCATTGGTGATGGCGGCATGCCCCATCCAGAGCTGCCGGTTATCCCAGCCGGCCTGCTGCGCCCCCGGCGACATCGCCTGCCGGAACAACGTCCACTGCACACCCCATTGAGCGCCGTCGATACCCTTCAAATTTGCCGTGAGATACCACCACTCGATGCGATAATCGGGATGCGGACCTAGATCGCGTGGAAACTCTAAAACTTTGCCGGGGACAACTGGGGCAAACCCATCGCTTGCACCACCGAGCCCGGCAAAACCTTGCGCACGCGCGAGTGAGCTACTGAGCGATGCCAGCAAGCTTCCGCCCAGAAAAGCGCGCCGGCTGATGAGGATGTCAGCGTTCATTGCTAAAGATCTTCACCAGAGTTGCAGGCTGTAAACGCGCCAGTCTCAGAATAGGCAGACACGTCGCCAGTAGTGCAGCCAGCATGGCGACCCCTAACAACTCCAGCAGTTGCACCGGAAATACATAAAGTGGCAGTCGCCAGCCAAAGGCCTTCACGTTCACCACCGCGACCAGACACCAGGACACGAGGATCCCCAGCGGCAACGCAAGCAGCGCTGTCAGGAACGCGACCGACATCGTCTTCAGCAATTCAATAGCCGCAAGTCGCCGGCGGGTGATGCCTAGCGCCCACAGCGGTGCGAGTTGCGGCAAC from Nitrobacteraceae bacterium AZCC 1564 includes these protein-coding regions:
- a CDS encoding putative secreted hydrolase (product_source=COG5621; cleavage_site_network=SignalP-noTM; cog=COG5621; pfam=PF07143,PF17186; superfamily=159245); the protein is MNADILISRRAFLGGSLLASLSSSLARAQGFAGLGGASDGFAPVVPGKVLEFPRDLGPHPDYRIEWWYLTANLKGIDGAQWGVQWTLFRQAMSPGAQQAGWDNRQLWMGHAAITNAHTHRYAERFARGGVGQAGAQANLFQAWIDSWRMGGDDGWSAQNVAPLELSASGDNFSYALKLEADQPLVLQGENGYSKKSERGQASYYFSQPYYKAKGSVTLDDKTVQVDGFAWMDREWSSQPLASDQTGWDWFSLHLASGEKVMLFRLRQKDGGNYFAGNWIDRSGRSEVLAASSIAMTPTGFTDIDGRKLPTSWTIILPDRGLKIESAPLNPKSWMGTRFSYWEGPITFKGTQSGMGYLEMTGY